The genomic DNA AAGCCGATTTGACCTTCTTTAAAAGTAATGCCACCGTTAGAAAACTCGAACGAGTTATTTACTGTAATTCCACCTACTGCATCCACAATATCTTGAAAGCCTTCCATATTCACCTTTATATAATAGTCAATCGGAATATCGAGGAAGTTCTCTACCGTTGCCATCGCCATTTCTTCATTCCCGAAGGCATACGCATGATTAATCTTATCCTCGGTACCACGACCAACGATCTCCACCCTCGTATCACGAGGAATACTTAACATCTTCACTGTCTCTAATTCCGGATTCACCGTCAATACTATCATCGTATCTGATCGGCCTTTGTCTCCTTCTCTCTCATCCACACCAAGCATCAACACAGAGAACGGCTCCTGCGCCTCGAGCGAAACCTCCTGTGCCCTCTTGTCGGACACCTTCCGACTCGTTGGATCATGCATCGTCTCCATCGCTTTACTCAGCGAGTGATACACGGAATATGCATATGCACCTGCTCCAAGAAAAAGCAGCAGCAGGATGATTCCTGTTACCCTTACCCATCTCCGCTTTTTCTTACGCCTTTCTGCCCTCATAAAGACAAACCTCCCTTTATGAAAACAGAATAACAGAAAAATTATCCAATTTTACAAAAAGTGTTCGACAATTTCTTTTTACAAATTGGCTGTTTTCTTAAACTATGTTTGGAACATAATTTAAGAAAACAGCCTGCAAACTAAATTCTTTAGCGCAAAATAGCTATTTCCACGTTAAAATCGGCTTTAAGATTTTAACAACAATCTTTACTAAAACAGCCTACATATTAAACAACCAAACCATCAGCGTCGCAAAACTAGAACCTAAAATCGCACTTAACGTCATAGCAACCGAACTAATCGAAACCGTTAATTCATCAAACTCCTTCGCCTTCGAGGTGCCAATCGCATGGGAGGCACTTCCAAAAGCCATTCCCATCCCTAATTGGCTTGTAACTCGGAACCACTTAAATACGGTAGGTCCCAACACTGCTCCTGTCAGACCTGCCAGCAACACGAATACGATCGTCATAGAAGAAATTCCTCCGATCGCCGTGGTCACCTGGATGGCAACGGGAGTGGTAATTGATTTAGGAATAATAGAAAGAATGAGATTTTGTGAAACTCCTAAAACCTCCGCCAGCAACACTCCGCTAACCATACCTACTACTAACCCCATAACCACTCCTCCCACAATCGGAACAAGCTGACCCATTAACGTTTTTCTCTGCTTATACAAGGGGATAGCAAGAGCAACAACTGCGGGTCCAAGCAAGTGGTTGATCCATTCTCCACCAATCATATACGTTTCATAGGATAGTTGAAGCACACTTAATATCACAATAATCGCGATGGTGGTTGTCAGTAAGGGAAGAAGAAACGCGAAAGAATACTTCAAGTACAGCCGGTTCATCAAAAGATACATG from Robertmurraya sp. FSL R5-0851 includes the following:
- a CDS encoding LCP family glycopolymer transferase → MRAERRKKKRRWVRVTGIILLLLFLGAGAYAYSVYHSLSKAMETMHDPTSRKVSDKRAQEVSLEAQEPFSVLMLGVDEREGDKGRSDTMIVLTVNPELETVKMLSIPRDTRVEIVGRGTEDKINHAYAFGNEEMAMATVENFLDIPIDYYIKVNMEGFQDIVDAVGGITVNNSFEFSNGGITFKEGQIGLTGEEALSYVQMRYDDPQGDFGRQQRQRQIIRGVIREGASLNSLTNFGDIFSALGENVRTNLTWDQMVDIQKNYRKSGKMIDQLAIQGEGGYIGRVWYLFVSDEERERVRQELKGHLAI
- a CDS encoding LrgB family protein, translated to MQQFLVSIIIVVLTVGMYLLMNRLYLKYSFAFLLPLLTTTIAIIVILSVLQLSYETYMIGGEWINHLLGPAVVALAIPLYKQRKTLMGQLVPIVGGVVMGLVVGMVSGVLLAEVLGVSQNLILSIIPKSITTPVAIQVTTAIGGISSMTIVFVLLAGLTGAVLGPTVFKWFRVTSQLGMGMAFGSASHAIGTSKAKEFDELTVSISSVAMTLSAILGSSFATLMVWLFNM